One Acropora palmata chromosome 2, jaAcrPala1.3, whole genome shotgun sequence genomic window carries:
- the LOC141873157 gene encoding uncharacterized protein LOC141873157, with protein MSFSPGDLIWAKMRGYPHWPARIDLPAEDEKIPPKKFAIFFFGTHETAVMQAKDLFPYEKNKEKFLKNSNRSRRGFKEALVEILENPKVKWGMRGQDEDDDEDEDDTSEGDEDDSGESETEKKSEFEDSDKEGKGNKSKKKEKSLRGKKQSVSGKKEEMAKVGRTKRSQSNSKKQAKSESPEKESSFEETPDEESSDNDKEEDEYKPVPKKQKLTEKAKKRRKSSKAASDSSSSSSSGNDDEPEVKAEKPGKQRKMSGSENKGATESSKAEPKKAKLDNSSFNADEVVKIKKEEKSKSKDDTERKKQEKLQKIAEKKAMLKEKKKKEKLEQKKAEKAKLLEKEKEREKQEYEKVEKEKSRYRQEREREKATERAEKEKQKEKERKERERRKSTPPTVEEILDKMNYNLVMSLTVEAPDVPKCLKIITQISEMEINPDIIKKNPEIVQTIKRIRNYKQNSKVREKASQLYTQFKSLFSIAGADSSVKPPPRAASTNETTLLGTTTLDNSERTEPLAAAAVEDSVETKQLPHDTPTENGSIWHGPSVEINLGIVTEETRSKFLIKEERQENDSSVDNLTPEPMEVQNAADPPENLSPCDMDISSPD; from the exons ATGAGTTTTTCTCCAGGTGATCTTATTTGGGCGAAGATGCGTGGCTACCCACATTGGCCAGCTCGA ATTGATCTTCCAGCGGAAGACGAGAAGATTCCACCCAAGAAATTTGCTATATTCTTTTTTGGAACTCATGAAAc AGCTGTTATGCAAGCAAAGGACCTGTTTCCttacgaaaaaaataaagagaagtttttaaaaaattcaaatcgTTCACGGCGAGGATTTAAGGAAGCTTTGGTTGAAATATTAGAGAATCCTAAAGTTAAATGGGGAATGCGAGGACAAGATGAGGACGACGATGAGGATGAGGATGATACAAGTGAGGGTGATGAAGATGATTCAGGAGAATCAGAGACAGAGAAAAAGTCTGAGTTTGAAGACTCTGATAAGgaaggaaaaggaaacaaatccaaaaag aaGGAGAAATCTTTAAGGGGAAAGAAACAGTCAGTTTCGGGGAAGAAG gagGAAATGGCAAAAGTGGGAAGAACGAAAAGATCACAATCCAACAGCAAGAAACAAGCTAAATCAGAGTCTCCAGAAAAG GAGAGCTCTTTTGAAGAAACCCCAGATGAAGAAAGTTCAGATAATGACAAAGAGGAAGAT gagTATAAACCTGTTCCcaaaaagcaaaagttgactgaaaaggctaaaaaaaggagaaaaagttCCAAAGCTGCCAGTgacagcagcagcagtagcagcagTGGCAATGATGATGAACCAGAAGTGAAA GCTGAGAAGCCCGGGAAGCAGAGGAAAATGTCTGGCTCTGAAAATAAG GGTGCTACTGAATCCAGTAAAGCTGAGCCCAAGAAAGCAAAGCTAGATAACTCGTCTTTTAATGCTGATGAAGTAGtgaagataaaaaaagaagagaagagcAAAAGCAAAGATGATACTGAGAGGAAAAAACAAGAGAAGCTGCAGAAGATAGCAGAAAAAAA AGCCAtgttaaaagagaaaaagaaaaaagaaaagcttgaGCAAAAGAAAGCAGAGAAAGCTAAACTGCTagagaaggagaaggaaagagaaaaacaggagtatgaaaaagttgaaaaagaaaaatcaagatacAGACAGGAAAGAGaacgagaaaaggcaacagaGAGagcagaaaaggaaaaacaaaaagaaaaagaaaggaaggaaagagaaagaaggaaat CTACACCTCCAacagttgaagaaatattggaCAAAATGAATTATAACCTTGTTATGTCTCTCACTGTGGAAGCACCT gatgttccaaaatgtttgaaaattatcACCCAGATCTCAGAGATGGAGATTAATCCAGATATCATCAAGAAAAACCCAGAGATAGTTCAAACCATAAAAAGG ataagaaattacaaacaaaattcCAAAGTGCGTGAGAAAGCCAGTCAGCTGTACACACAATTCAAGTCTCTCTTTTCTATTGCTGGCGCAG ATTCTTCAGTGAAACCGCCGCCAAGGGCTGCTTCAACCAACGAAACTACACTTCTTGGTACTACGACTTTGGACAACAGTGAAAGAACAGAACCTTTGGCAGCAGCAGCTGTAGAGGACTCAGTAGAGACAAAACAATTACCTCACGATACCCCTACCGAAAATGGCAGTATTTGGCATGGTCCATCCGTTG AAATTAATCTCGGCATTGTAACCGAGGAAACAAGGTCTAAATTTTTGATAAAGGAAGAACGCCAAGAAAATGATTCAAGCGTCGACAATCTTACGCCCGAACCAATGGAGGTGCAGAATGCAGCGGACCCTCCTGAAAATTTATCACCGTGTGATATGGATATATCAAGCCCCGACTAA
- the LOC141873164 gene encoding uncharacterized protein LOC141873164 gives MHICHHYLVTMDSSENERVPSIEELCRKIPILSEYCVKLEDSVKRRYLEKIAEVGVDPVTIPDQQFDTECLPPIEAMDLLSYLVLETSFYTKEQFKAYKSLEAYNFLVSGFLTSIQGCIVAGKHIVTGKVRHSQRMNEALICVWILAEKDGTVRSAHCLGCKAGLSESCSHVASVLFYVEAWTRIRGQLACTQVKCSWLLPSFVKDVPYARMRDINLASARKLKADLDKTIDSLSENSEAQATFFTASRRELTVEVPTEAEMDTFYKSLDR, from the coding sequence ATGCATATATGCCATCACTATTTAGTTACAATGGATTCTTCGGAAAATGAACGCGTCCCTTCGATTGAGGAGCTTTGTAGGAAAATCCCAATATTGTCGGAGTATTGCGTAAAACTCGAGGACAGCGTAAAACGAagatatttagaaaaaatCGCCGAAGTTGGAGTCGATCCGGTCACCATTCCCGATCAACAGTTTGACACGGAGTGCCTTCCTCCCATTGAAGCGATGGATTTGTTAAGCTACTTGGTTTTGGAAACAAGTTTCTACACCAAAGAGCAGTTTAAAGCCTACAAGAGTTTAGAGGCCTACAACTTTCTGGTGTCAGGATTTCTAACAAGTATTCAAGGTTGCATTGTCGCTGGTAAGCACATCGTCACAGGAAAAGTTAGACATTCCCAGAGAATGAATGAAGCTTTGATCTGTGTCTGGATATTAGCCGAAAAAGATGGAACAGTCAGATCAGCTCACTGCTTAGGATGCAAAGCAGGACTCTCAGAATCGTGCTCACACGTAGCAAGCGTGTTGTTTTACGTGGAAGCTTGGACAAGAATTCGAGGTCAGTTGGCTTGCACACAAGTGAAATGCTCGTGGCTTTTACCATCATTTGTGAAAGACGTTCCATATGCTAGAATGCGGGACATAAATTTGGCCTCCGCCAGAAAACTGAAAGCGGATTTAGATAAAACAATCGATAGCTTAAGCGAAAACAGCGAGGCTCAGGCAACATTCTTCACAGCCAGCAGAAGAGAACTAACAGTGGAAGTTCCCACAGAAGCTGAAATGGACACCTTCTACAAAAGTTTAGacagataa
- the LOC141873165 gene encoding ras-related protein Rab-27A-like isoform X2: MAEAGDYDYLLKFLALGDSGVGKTSLLFQYTDKAFNPKFISTVGIDFREKRVIHHPLNPDGSRSSRGQRVHLQLWDTAGQERFRSLTTAFFRDAMGFLLVFDLTHEQSFLNIRNWLSQLQTHAYCENPDIVLIGNKADLEDQKQVDENEARTLAENLGLKYFETSALSGHNVSKSVEALLDQVMRRMENCVDKDTLPNNVLNNNPNRGTKLREVDEANDESQGGCSC, from the exons ATGGCGGAAGCTGGTGATTATGATTATCTTTTAAAATTCTTGGCCCTTGGAGATTCTGGCGTTGGAAAAACTAGTCTTCTATTTCAGTACACAGACAAAGCATTCAATCCTAAGTTTATTTCCACAGTAGGAATTGATTTTCGCGAGAAACGAGTG ATCCATCATCCCCTGAATCCAGATGGGAGTCGTTCATCAAGGGGACAGAGGGTGCATTTACAGCTTTGGGATACAGCTGGACAAGAAAG ATTCAGAAGTTTAACCACAGCTTTCTTTCGAGATGCTATGGGATTTTTACTTGTGTTTGATCTGACGCATGAACAGTCGTTCTTAAATATTAGGAATTGGTTAAGTCAGCTGCAAACACATGCTTACTGTGAAAACCCTGATATAG TTCTGATTGGAAACAAAGCAGATCTTGAAGATCAGAAACAAGTCGATGAAAATGAAGCCAGAACACTTGCTGAAAATCTTGGACTGAAATATTTTGAGACGAGTGCATTAAGTGGACACAATGTCAGCAAGTCAGTTGAAGCTCTGCTTGATCAG GTTATGAGGAGAATGGAAAACTGTGTTGATAAGGATACATTACCTAACAATGTGTTAAACAATAACCCAAACAGAGGCACAAAGCTAAGAGAGGTTGACGAAGCCAATGATGAATCACAAGGAGGATGTTCATGTTAG